A genomic segment from Methanobrevibacter sp. encodes:
- the nikR gene encoding nickel-responsive transcriptional regulator NikR, with the protein MMRISMSLPKKLLADFDEVLKERGYQSRSKGIRDALQDYIVRYQWMNSMEGQRIGIVTIIYDHHYTGVMENLAEIQHSFRNEINTSMHIHMTDKYCMEIVVVNGDIAEIRDLTERIMRLKGVEHVKLTSTANGEEFNEPGHSHDHVHHHH; encoded by the coding sequence ATGATGAGAATAAGTATGTCACTACCTAAAAAATTACTAGCAGATTTTGATGAAGTACTAAAAGAAAGGGGATACCAATCTCGTTCAAAAGGAATTCGTGATGCACTTCAAGATTATATTGTAAGATATCAATGGATGAACTCAATGGAAGGGCAAAGAATTGGTATTGTTACAATCATATATGACCACCACTACACAGGAGTAATGGAAAACCTTGCAGAGATTCAACACAGTTTCAGAAATGAAATCAACACCAGTATGCACATCCACATGACTGATAAATATTGTATGGAAATTGTAGTAGTTAATGGTGATATTGCTGAAATTCGTGATTTAACTGAAAGAATAATGAGACTTAAAGGTGTAGAGCACGTAAAACTTACAAGTACTGCTAACGGAGAAGAATTTAATGAACCTGGTCACTCACATGACCATGTACACCACCATCATTAA
- a CDS encoding methyltransferase domain-containing protein, whose product MKFKTTPYHHDLLKDHDRLAVFYQAIQEYDSGTDLAYDLGCGSGVLSYFLSSKFKEIKSLEIDRKTFNCARENLADFDNVEVINSDVLDYNFTKKADLIVCEMLDTALVDEEEIPVLNHAKKFLKEDGIIIPQGVINTVELANIERDYVHWDEGVKYEILSDEVVYSELNFLQDINPEFKISLNLQAKKEGILNGLKITTYTKLTDDIIAGPLPMLNPPLLIPLEEKKIKVNEFINVEIKYIMGNGIESIETKYL is encoded by the coding sequence ATGAAATTCAAAACCACTCCATACCATCATGATTTGCTGAAAGATCATGACAGGTTGGCTGTTTTTTATCAGGCTATTCAGGAATATGATTCTGGTACTGATCTGGCTTATGATTTAGGTTGCGGAAGTGGGGTTTTATCTTATTTTTTAAGTTCAAAATTCAAAGAAATCAAATCATTAGAGATAGATAGAAAAACATTTAACTGTGCCCGAGAGAATTTAGCTGATTTTGATAATGTTGAAGTTATTAACAGTGATGTTTTAGACTATAATTTTACTAAAAAAGCTGATTTGATTGTATGTGAGATGCTGGATACGGCATTGGTTGATGAAGAGGAAATTCCAGTTTTAAATCATGCAAAAAAATTCCTAAAAGAGGATGGAATAATCATACCTCAGGGAGTAATCAACACTGTGGAGCTGGCAAATATTGAAAGAGATTATGTGCACTGGGATGAAGGTGTAAAATATGAAATACTTTCTGATGAAGTGGTATATTCTGAGCTAAATTTTTTACAAGACATTAACCCCGAATTCAAAATATCCTTAAATTTACAGGCCAAAAAAGAAGGAATATTAAACGGTTTGAAAATTACAACATACACAAAACTCACAGATGATATCATTGCAGGGCCATTGCCCATGCTGAATCCACCTTTATTAATTCCATTGGAAGAAAAGAAAATAAAAGTAAATGAATTTATAAATGTTGAGATAAAATATATTATGGGAAATGGGATTGAGAGTATAGAAACTAAATATTTATAG
- the hycI gene encoding hydrogenase maturation peptidase HycI, translating into MNFKSQLNNFLTDCEKLIILGVGNELKSDDGVGPYIIKKLKEENIENKNLLFIDAQTVPENFTGKIRKENPTHLIIVDACLMDSQPGDMQIVNKYEFANIGISTHSMSLSFFVRYLEKDTDFRIIFVGIEPETMEMGEKPTLVVEKSANEFIEILKEIIL; encoded by the coding sequence ATGAACTTTAAATCTCAATTAAACAATTTTTTAACTGATTGTGAAAAATTAATAATATTAGGTGTAGGTAACGAGCTTAAAAGCGATGATGGTGTAGGACCATACATTATTAAGAAATTAAAAGAGGAAAATATAGAAAATAAAAATCTATTGTTCATAGATGCACAAACCGTTCCGGAAAACTTTACAGGAAAAATCAGAAAAGAAAATCCTACTCATTTAATCATTGTTGACGCCTGTTTAATGGACTCACAACCGGGAGATATGCAAATTGTAAATAAATATGAATTTGCAAACATAGGCATTTCAACCCATTCAATGTCATTGTCATTCTTTGTCAGATATCTGGAAAAAGACACTGATTTTAGAATAATATTTGTTGGTATTGAGCCTGAAACTATGGAAATGGGTGAAAAACCAACACTTGTGGTTGAAAAATCAGCTAACGAATTTATAGAAATTTTAAAAGAGATCATATTATGA
- a CDS encoding acetyl-CoA carboxylase biotin carboxylase subunit family protein, protein MKILFIGSRLYDDLDWYVKSKGIESVLTESNEDAINLDLPDQVFIVPRGMDGPKQVALMQNVDAIVPLIGIDPPLIDVAHMKEEVEKDYGIPVIAAGVRAVELTSNKIKTKGFYTEIGVTTPKYQILNSPDELDLELPVVLKQGEGQGGKDIKVAKTIEDVEEYFKEFNQALCEEFIEGAEISIEVLGYDGQYVALPPIYKGETTLEGTHPLNKTKTGPCMVEGLDNNLVQHTAYKVAKNLDSDGIFEMDFMYSRKNNQLYAIEVNTRPNGTRYLTTATCGVNSLCELVNMAIGEFSLADISDKLQYNYSTEIPVGDYNGPKANEPIKSFENNDFVVHGPQGYQRVTAKADSKDELEKLVDKLT, encoded by the coding sequence ATGAAAATTTTATTTATTGGCTCAAGATTATATGATGATTTAGATTGGTATGTCAAATCAAAAGGAATAGAAAGTGTTTTAACCGAATCAAATGAGGATGCAATCAATTTGGATTTGCCTGATCAGGTATTTATTGTTCCAAGAGGAATGGATGGTCCTAAACAGGTTGCATTAATGCAAAATGTGGATGCAATTGTGCCGCTTATAGGCATAGACCCTCCATTAATCGATGTGGCTCATATGAAGGAAGAGGTTGAAAAGGATTATGGCATACCTGTGATTGCAGCGGGAGTAAGGGCAGTTGAATTAACTTCAAATAAAATCAAAACTAAAGGATTTTACACTGAAATTGGGGTTACAACTCCTAAATATCAAATATTAAACAGTCCTGATGAGTTGGATTTGGAGTTGCCGGTTGTCCTAAAACAGGGTGAAGGACAAGGCGGAAAGGATATCAAGGTTGCAAAAACAATTGAAGATGTTGAGGAATACTTCAAAGAATTTAACCAGGCCCTTTGTGAAGAATTTATTGAAGGTGCAGAAATATCCATTGAAGTTTTAGGATATGATGGTCAGTATGTTGCTTTGCCTCCAATTTATAAAGGTGAAACAACTTTGGAAGGAACACACCCGTTAAATAAGACTAAAACAGGTCCTTGTATGGTTGAGGGACTGGATAATAATCTGGTTCAGCACACCGCTTATAAAGTGGCCAAAAATCTGGATTCTGACGGAATATTTGAAATGGATTTCATGTATTCAAGAAAAAACAATCAGTTATATGCAATAGAAGTGAATACTCGTCCTAATGGTACAAGATATTTAACAACTGCCACATGTGGGGTTAACTCCTTATGTGAATTAGTTAATATGGCTATTGGGGAGTTTAGCTTAGCAGACATTTCAGATAAACTTCAGTATAATTATTCAACTGAAATCCCTGTGGGGGACTATAACGGACCTAAAGCAAATGAACCGATTAAATCATTTGAAAATAATGATTTTGTTGTGCATGGTCCTCAAGGATATCAAAGAGTCACAGCAAAAGCTGATTCCAAAGATGAACTAGAAAAATTAGTTGATAAATTAACTTAA
- a CDS encoding glycosyltransferase family 4 protein — protein MNNTDMLILFLITLCATIFFTWYVKRILLKARIADNPIVSEHRHKSGTPTMGGIAFLFTISLIIALYYQNTPILIVSFIMLAGGIVGLVDDLIGLKVKEVQKIVVNTSNETIALGRLDVEPNEEVRVATPKAKAEVDDLLKAGKVEVIGEVPIKTEPEETEKIICQIVLGLFLGLTGVVTTLGGFELGILAIPVVIIAVLGSINSVNLIDGMDGLAAGIVGIASIACCVYGYLFGPLTVIPPFLILAGLCLGFLVFNKYPAKIFMGDTGSFVLGTGYAAAVLVCDIPYFGVLALGVPIISVVVSLLHRAHIIKLPVEPLHHTLNHYGMSETKIVWTYWGFTALLCIIGILLKMYLF, from the coding sequence ATGAATAATACAGATATGTTAATTCTTTTTTTAATAACATTGTGCGCTACAATATTCTTTACATGGTATGTTAAAAGGATATTGTTAAAAGCAAGGATTGCAGATAATCCTATAGTAAGTGAACATAGACATAAAAGCGGTACTCCTACAATGGGAGGTATAGCATTTTTATTTACAATTTCCCTAATTATTGCACTGTACTATCAAAACACACCAATTTTAATCGTATCATTCATTATGCTTGCAGGAGGAATTGTAGGTTTAGTAGATGATTTAATTGGACTTAAAGTCAAAGAAGTTCAGAAAATTGTAGTAAACACTTCAAATGAAACCATTGCATTAGGAAGATTGGACGTTGAACCTAATGAGGAAGTTCGTGTTGCAACTCCTAAAGCAAAAGCAGAAGTAGATGATTTGCTTAAAGCAGGAAAAGTTGAAGTGATTGGTGAAGTTCCAATTAAAACAGAACCTGAAGAAACCGAAAAAATCATATGTCAAATTGTATTGGGATTATTTTTAGGATTGACTGGTGTTGTAACCACTTTAGGTGGTTTTGAACTAGGAATATTGGCTATTCCGGTTGTTATAATTGCAGTTTTAGGATCAATCAATTCAGTCAACTTGATTGACGGTATGGATGGTCTTGCGGCAGGAATAGTTGGAATTGCATCAATTGCATGTTGTGTATACGGTTACTTGTTTGGACCTTTAACTGTTATTCCGCCATTTTTAATACTTGCAGGTTTATGTTTAGGATTTTTAGTGTTTAACAAATATCCTGCAAAAATATTCATGGGAGATACAGGGTCATTTGTACTGGGAACTGGTTATGCAGCAGCTGTTTTAGTATGTGATATTCCATACTTTGGTGTTCTTGCATTAGGTGTGCCAATAATATCTGTTGTTGTAAGCTTGTTGCATAGGGCACATATTATTAAATTGCCTGTAGAGCCACTACATCATACTTTAAACCATTATGGAATGTCTGAAACAAAAATCGTTTGGACTTATTGGGGATTTACAGCATTATTATGTATCATAGGTATTCTTTTAAAGATGTACCTTTTCTAA